The Pectinophora gossypiella chromosome 15, ilPecGoss1.1, whole genome shotgun sequence genome segment TTAAGTATACGGTAGTGTAACATCATCTTATCGACTATTAAAAATATGCTAAATATAAGGTGGTAATAGAACAAACTACAGCTAAACGAAATTCGGCTATAGGGCTATATTAATGCGTCTcattcattacttattagatgAGTTAAATCGGTATAAATAGTTGCGAGTTGCAgttggtctcggctactatTTCCATacaagtacttaagtaagtatgtagttgctACAATGAGCTATGGTAGGGGCTTATTACGGGCATTAACTTTGGCagcttaacacgttcactatgTATGAACCACAAAAGTGGCATAAATTTGAAACCCATATGTGCATGTCCCATAATATGTGGGGCACTAggcaaaatgaaaaaatacgACGGGAGGCTTTTCACATTATATGAattttattgtgttgtgttgttgttgtatttttttgccttatcaccataaggttcatcatatccatctttggaattcgtatcaacagtggctgcaagttgtctttgattacttgtggctctgcccaccccattagggattacgggcgtgagtttatgtatgtatgtgtatgtatgaattttattgtgtttatcgaaatataacattgcacgtgaggggaggatatctaattttcagttacggTGAACGTGTTAATAGTTTCAGTAGCAAATAGATCTATGAAGTGCAAGATTTTGTTTCGGATAAAACTTTTACCTGTGGCCTTTGGAAAGGTCGTTTATTTTATAGTAGCGACATCCACGTGGACTTGAGTTATctacagaacagataaggtcgtaggtaagtatattatttatatctcGGACCGATATATACGAACTTATCTGTGTGCTTGTAAGAGACGAACTTATTACTTATACTTACCGAGAATCATGAAGAAGTCGAGATGGAtgatcgttgggctcacgatccgacgGTCCCAGGTTCTAATCCCGACGGGgtcatcacaaaaattacattcttcTTCCATCgcgtgggttgcgaggtggattaccaaccccttttgtgatgcctagtttggttaggacattgcaggctgctgatcacccgatcgactgaaagtaagatgatccgtgcgtcgtaaggcatgttaagctgttcgtctcggttactacttactgaaactAATATAGTCGTTACAGGATGAGAGTCAAAATGGCGGGTGTATCGAAAATAtcgtaataaatttaaaaaggccacatcgacgcaattcatctaaaaaaggaatattctAATTTaacattagcgcatataaaagtaagtgcgcaatgcaaacaaacccTAGCCTAGATACctaattacatacctacttaccaacgcttcgtaataataataaaactagcaGTCCAACACCTGGAATCTCCATTCAAATCTAAAAACGCAATGGCAATCTATTCTTAGCACTTGCAAAAGCTATTGAAGCTATAAAAGTAGTCAAATCGCTCGGAACAGGTACGAAAGTTTATGGCTCGACGTGAGGTCGCGGGTTAACAGCTTAACAGAAGACACTGGTTTAATAGCCCAAACGTGCTGCAACTTCTGACATCATGTTTCTTCTATACTAacgcatagaataaagaaaataactcggtagtagttacatgagccattagcggatcaataataaccctgacaccagggttgatggggttggtaatccacctcaaccaGTGACGTGCCGATTTCACGCAAAAAGTATCCATCACATGATTTGATGAAGCTAAGAAATTGTGGTTTCTTTTTCCCATCCGATCGCGTGATCTGTTTCAACTGGCAGAGGTGCTCCTCGCCggttatgtttaagttccatgtaataagcgataaggccgccatttgccatgtacttagttaagtctttttgtaattatttctttttattttggtgcattaaagtgtatttgtattgtattgtaataaggagcgagcctattgccgttaaccgggcacaatacctggaaaccacgtggtaTCAATTATATATGACCCAAAcctgaattcagtggttttagAGCCCAAATCGGAACTCGATCCCGTGACACTACAatataagtcacgcgttctccgaacagggctatcacggtaCAACGGTAACTCTCCAGATCTgatacaagatttttttttctccggCCCCCCGggtactgtagcagagtactAACTCTGCACATACTATCACCaatcaccaatcattcctctactctgccggcacgtcgggataccggGAATCCTCTTCACCCAtcgtcctttttttttgacgtgacttattgtagatttgccgcagatggcattaactacttggccggacaaatggggagcgctgaaggctctcacccggtacacccATCGTGCCGCAAGTCCTAAGCTACACATACTcgttgctacttagcaataaggccgcctattgtactcattttatttctcttttgttttgtattttgtttttttctgtttgtgcaataaagtatttgttatgttatactcATTACTATGGTAAGGTATCAAATCGCACGTCAATTGATTTATAAGTGTTCCAGTAGTTACACAGTAGCGATAGTGCCAAATCGACAATTACAGGTGCAgaactgggggggttaaaaaggccacattgaagcaattcaactaaaaaagcaatatttatatttgacgtttattagcatagcgtactttttatatgcgcaaacaagtgtcaaattgcaatactgcttCAATGTGAAATGGCAACATCCTTTAATTTTATAAGGACCGCTTCCTAAAAGGACAGCACTTACAACTTCCCAAATTGTCGATTTTTAAGGATCTCTTCCCAAATCGACTACTTTACCACGGTTTGCACAATCATTCCTAAGCTTTATATGACACTTTGtcatattttcttctttttcaaaaACCGTAACTTTCGTCGATACCACGTGCAAATAAATAGTGCTTTAAAATGATAAAACAACTGAACTGTCGCCAAAATTAGCGAAACAAATCAGAGAATACGCGTTGGCATTCTGCCACCCGCCTACTTTATTGCAAGTTCCAAGCTACAATAAAACTGCATTCTGTTCATtcattgtataatttattttttgcgaCTGGGTATTGAACAATCTCACTTCAGACGTAACATTAAGTCGTTGCGGGTTTCCTTCATGCTATAAACTTGTGAAGAACAACCTTTACGTGGAAGATGATGAAAGATTTGGCAACGGAAGATTGCATTGAAAGTCTTATACTACAATAACTcaattattattctattttcgaaaaaaaaaccaTCTTACTGGAAGTAAGAACATAACTATTACATTTGCTTATAAGGCAGTACATATACATACAATTCACATGCAATAAAAGGTTATTCTTTACATTTGACGCATAGACATACCCCGGCCTATCAGTTGATAGCACGAAGAGTACCCTAACTTATAGCCATTATATATCACAATACATAAGTTACGATAAATACGTTCACATTACTCGGTACGGTTTTGGGGGCACTGCGAAATTATAAGTGGTAGAGAGTCGCTTTTAAACACAACTTGGATATAAAACTTAACCAAACATAACCAACAATACATGGAATAAGGACAAGACGGCTTAGGGTTGAGATTTTAAGCATTTCCATTGACTCGTTCGCTTTCCGCACCATTTAAGCTTCTATAACAGGGGTTCCCAATCTTTTTCAACCTGCGAAGCAGTTACAAGTTTAGTATTTTGTAACGGCACAAGTTGTTAGGTTACTTCGAGGAAGATAGGAAAACGCGCGCGAacttggtaggtacctaccgtCGTTGTAAATTTAAAGTCACGGTCGAAAAAGAGTGACACGACGCTGTATTATTTACCGATGCGAGCGCTCAGATAGATACCTACGAATATTTGTGGTTTCCGATGATGAATGCATGAATGAATGATAGAACTCAGGGCGCCCCTCTTTACTTTCTACACACTTTGGGAACCCCTGTATTATACGTATactagatatatatatattgtgatTATAAAACACGCTGCTGCGATAAACGATGTCTGTCTTAACATTCACTACTGACAGGTTTGTGCCGcgaaataatatttacaaaaataaatttgaaacttataccttaagttataagtaaataaacactCCGACAGTCTTTCATGAGCTGTTCCCTTCCACCAATCGAGTGAATACTTCTAATCCATTGAAGTAAACACTTTATATTGTGATCTTCATATTCGCTTCCTCGCTCAGTTCTTATGGCGAGGTCTTCAATTGAAACTTCCCTAAAATATACTTTAAGTGCGAAAAGCAAACACGCCATTCacaataaagttataaaataaattagactaaaaaattaaattagttaCCCCACATCACTATTATAATTCGGAATGTTCGTCGTTATCACCGCCTCCTAACTGTAATGGCTCCTCGGTAGTGTTCTCAACAAATTCTTTCTCACCGTCTTCTATTTGCTCTGGTGTTTCATCAGCGGGTTTTTCTTCCTGAGTCTCAGAGTTACCGGACTTTTTATCATCCTCAGGATCAATCACCGTTTCAGTTTTATTCTCAGATTCCTTCTTCGCAGGTTTCTTAGGTCGCCATATCTTCATCTTATTCACTAAGTATTTCACCTCCCTATCGAGGCTCGCCATTTTTTCTCTTATGCTATCGATTGTTAGCTTAATCTCTTCATTCTTCTTCAAAGCGTCTTGTTCTTTGATAGATTTCTTCAACCAGTTTTGGGTTTCAGCAATTTTCTTTTCTAACACTTCAATCTCTACGTCGGTGTATATGTCTTTTTCAGGGTTAGCCTCTTTGGTGAAATTCTTGGCCATTTTGAGGAATTCGTTGGAGCTGTTCAACATGTTTTTGATAGCAGCGATGGCATCAGGTCTTTCTCTGTGCTCCCAGTGTTTGTAGAATATCGGATGCGTTTTCTCTTTAAGAACATCGAGCTTTTCATTGTACTTCTCGGTTTCTGCGTCGTATCCGTCATCGTACAACCATTCGGAGACTTCGGTACAAATCTTCTTGATTTCCTCGATCTGCTCCGGAGTGCCGCATTCAGAGTACTCTTCCATGCCCATCTTCATTTGAGCGTCGACAACGAACGCTTCCAAGTTATTCAAAGCAGTTTCCCTTTCAACGCGTTTCCTGTCAATCTGGTTCAGCTCTGTGATCTTCGCCTTGGAAGACTTGTACTGGTCTTGCGTCAACGGTTGAAGATTCAGTACCTGTTCTTCTGTCTTGATTGGTTCTTTCAGTACCACAATCTTTGGCTTGGGCTTGCTTTCTTTGCTGTCTGTTTCGGTAGCATTCTGCTTGTCAGTGGTAGTTTCATTTGCTTTAGTTTCGTTATGTTGAGCCTCTTCTGGTTTCTGTTCAGCTTCCTCGGGTTTTTCAGGAGTTTCCGAGTCGGAACTGAATAGCTTACTGATGGTGCTTCCGATTTTAGACAAAGTGCTGTCGGATTCGTCTTCGGTGACTGTCTTTTCGGCGACGAACTCAACGTTGACTAGGTTGAGGATGCCAGAGTCGTCCATGTTGAAATGTGCCTTGATTCCTTTGTGTTCGACGTTTTCACCTGTATGTTTGGCTAGTGCTGCGCCAACACCAGATAAGACCACTTGGGTAAGGTTCAAAGTACCGATGTTTAACAGTTCCTTGGTTGGTATGTGGTCGAGCTCAGCGTAGTTGACGTTGAAAGTGAAGTCGTCGGTGTGTTTGTTGAATGTGATCACCTTCTTCTGCGGGTAGGGGTTCATCGGGCCGAAGAGAGTGCGCTTTATCTGGAACAAAATGTTCTTGTTATTATTGAAGACCAGTCTTGAAGATCCCCAGAACGCAAAGGTGAACAACAACACAACCAAAGAGTGTGAATGTGAATGGGAATGAGCCAGGAAGATGAAAGTCTTGTCTTTAGGAGCTTTGGTTAAAATAATAGGCGTTTTGGTACTTcatgtatcttttttttttgacactatGTAGAATaaaaaggatatttttttctttgcaaATGCCTGTACGTTAATAATTTGACTAAATTCGATAGTTAGtatctcatcactaatttaagagccacgctcttgtcgatgtagcattcctctccatgctacttttaaggaaaaatagggcagtggtttccctcgtGTGTGGGTGGTAGATAGTTAGTATATAGgataaaaatacaaaacccCAAAGAAAACAACATGGAAAGTTACGACATGACATCAACCAACAAAAGGTGTTAATTCTGTACTAATGCTTACCGGTTCCTGAAAAAATTAAACccaaatatataagtaagtataccaTCTATAGCACTAAAGTCTAAAAGTCCTAtctaatgatttttattaaaaagaaataactcATTTCTCTAATCAAAcacttcaaaaaaatatacagacaTTGAAAATAGAAGTAAACGAATGCCTTTTTCACAGCTTACTGATTGCTGTCTGATAATATCAGATagtaagttttaaatattatgccAGACGTTTAGGGGCTGAGCAAACGACGAATATTTATTACACGCTCAAAAAGACGTGTTTCGGCtaatagcccgggaccaacgtcctttcttccgaagcacggaatcatcttactttttccgacaatcagatgattcaaacctgcaatgtccttaccaaacaaaggacagtctcgcaaagtgatttcgacaatgttcccatccccccgcagtggagcagtgtggtggagtatgctccataccccctccggttgattgaggggaggcctgtgtccagtagtgggacgtatataggcagtttatgtattgtaCTTAAtgtgtcaaaacggccatcatagggTGCCGCTACTTTTAttagttcttcttctattgtgtgggttaatAGTAAACCTAGAGTCATGGCttccaaagacccctgacatggctcatgtgataTACTAGTAAATTTGCTAttaaaaattctaaattaagtaAATCCACTCCTTCGTCTGCTCAGGCTCATATCTAGCAGATAGACTATCAGACAGTTTACCAACAAGTAGTGTTGCTAACTCATGCAAATAGTAATAGTGAATCCTTACAAGTTTGTCGGTTCCGTCGACGTTCCTCGTGAATACAACTTGTATGGGCAGCAGCACGGCGTCGCGTACGTTCAACGCGGCCACCTTGTATCCCGTCGCCAGAGACGCCGCCCTGGAAACATGTAGTAACACTATCAAATAGAGTTCATTCTCAATACAATCCTGGATCTGAATTGCTCCTGAACAAGTTGTTCACATTATTggatgtcgtttccatatcccGAGACTAtgaagtcccggacttttggaaggcatgcgtggggccgaagccaacacgtagaggccccttaagacaatttaatctaaatgttgtgtgacaccaaccggcgattatccctgtatgcactatgggactGCACCAAAGATAACCCccggtttattattatttacaacggcgtccgtggtccagtggttgagcgttgggctcacgatccagaggccccg includes the following:
- the LOC126373289 gene encoding hypoxia up-regulated protein 1, which codes for MALYLKMYGMLSVVLLPLLLSQYTDAAAVISIDFGSEWMKVGIVSPGVPMEIVLNKESKRKTPAVVAFRDNVRTFGEDAVTVGVRFPKNSYKYLLDLLGKPIDHPLVQAFRERYPYYEIVESARGTPEFVHDENTRFTVEELIAQMLAKAKEFAETNHGQQISECVITVPGYFNQAERRAMREAAALAGLNVLQLINDYTAIAINYGIFRRKEINETAWHALFFDMGAASTKAALVEYKTVKIKDKGYVDTVPQLQVLGVGYDRTLGGHEMTLRLREHLIKAWEANGGGDVRASPRAMEKLLREAERVKIVLSANTEHYAQIESLLDDKDFKLQVTRADVEELCADLWARVAGVVQRAVAAAGGAGGGARLVLAGGAARVPAVAAALRAAAQHEPARSINADEAATMGAVYRAASLATGYKVAALNVRDAVLLPIQVVFTRNVDGTDKLIKRTLFGPMNPYPQKKVITFNKHTDDFTFNVNYAELDHIPTKELLNIGTLNLTQVVLSGVGAALAKHTGENVEHKGIKAHFNMDDSGILNLVNVEFVAEKTVTEDESDSTLSKIGSTISKLFSSDSETPEKPEEAEQKPEEAQHNETKANETTTDKQNATETDSKESKPKPKIVVLKEPIKTEEQVLNLQPLTQDQYKSSKAKITELNQIDRKRVERETALNNLEAFVVDAQMKMGMEEYSECGTPEQIEEIKKICTEVSEWLYDDGYDAETEKYNEKLDVLKEKTHPIFYKHWEHRERPDAIAAIKNMLNSSNEFLKMAKNFTKEANPEKDIYTDVEIEVLEKKIAETQNWLKKSIKEQDALKKNEEIKLTIDSIREKMASLDREVKYLVNKMKIWRPKKPAKKESENKTETVIDPEDDKKSGNSETQEEKPADETPEQIEDGEKEFVENTTEEPLQLGGGDNDEHSEL